The sequence below is a genomic window from Myxococcota bacterium.
GTGAACCCGGAACTCGCTCCCATCGAAGGCCACCGTTTCACCGCGCAGCAGCGGCCCCAAGACGGCCAGGTACTCGCGCATGTGAGACACCCGACGCGCGTAGGAGAGACCGAGCATGCCCTCGATCACCGCCGGGTGGGACAGGCCGATCCCGAGAGAAAACCGTCGGCCCGAAGCAGAGGCCGCGGTGAGTGCCTGCTGGGCCATCACCGTCGGATGGCGCGGATAGGTGGGGACCACCGCGGTTCCGATCTCGATGCGCTCCGTCTCGCGGCCCACCACCGCGGCGGCCGTGACGGCGTCCATTCCGAAGACGTGGGGGATCCAGATCGTCGCGAAGCCCCGCGCTTCGAGTTCACGAGCGCGCTGGATCAACGCCTCTACGTCAAGCCGCTGGGCACTGCCGCCGACCATCACCCCGATTCGCATCGCTCGCGCTCTCCGCCGAAGCCCTTCGTCCAGCTCATCCGAACTCAGCCGGGGTCCATCGTACCGGCCTCGACGCGAAGCGGCTCTGCCTCGTCTATCCTCGCGCTCCGCCGTGTCCGACACGTCCCGCCCGCTGCTCTCCCGCGCGTTCCTCGTCTGCTTCGCGGCGAATCTGCTGCAGGGCCTCGCCTTCAATCTCTTCCTGCACCTGCCGGGCTACCTGCACGACCTCGGCGCCGGCGATACGCAGATCGGCTTCCTCACCGGGCTCACGGCGTTCGCCGCCATCGTCCTGCGCGGTCCCCTGGGCCCGCTGATGGATCGTCACGGTCGACGCGGCATTACCTGGGCGGGCGGGCTGCTCATGGTGGGCAGCCTCTCCCTCTACCTCATCGTCGAGGCGATCGATGTCACGCTGATCCTCGTGCGGATCCTGCATGGCCTCGCCGAAGCGATCCTGTTCACGGCGCTCTTCACCTACGCCGCCGACGTGGTTCCCGAGCAGTCCCGCACCCAGGGCCTCGCGCTCTTCGGGGTGTCGGGAATGCTTCCCATTTCGTTGGGCGGCGTCCTCGGCGACGCGCTGCTCGCGCGGGGCGGGTTCCCCCTGCTCTTCGAAGCCGCCGTCGGCATCTCCCTGTTCGCCCTCGTGGTGTCCCTCGCCCTGCCGCGCCTCGAGCGGTTGCGTCCGGCCGAGGGCGAGCGCGTCGGCATGCGGGCCGCGCTCGGCCAGCGCGACCTCCTGCCGCTCTGGTGGATCACGTCCGTCTTCTTCCTGGTACTCGCGGCGTTCTGGATCTTCATCAAGCGCTTCGTCGACGAGACGGGGGTCGGCAGCGTGGGGCTCTTCTTCAGCGCCTACACCGTGGCGGCGCTCTTCGTGCGCATCGCGGCGGGGCGGCTGCCCGATCGCGTCGGACCGAAGCGGGTCCTGGCCCCGTCGCTCGCGTGTCTCGCCGTTGGCTTCGCAGTGATGCTCGGAGCGACCAGCGCCGCTGCGCTCGCGGTCGCCGGGCTGCTCTGCGGCGTCGGACACGGCTACGCCTTCCCGATCCTCTTCGGAATGGTCGTCACCCGGACGCCGGCCGCGAACCGCGGCGCCGCGATGGCCATCTACACGGGTCTCTCGGACCTGGGGATGCTGCTGGGGGGCCCCCTCTTCGGCGCGCTGGTCGACCTGCTGGGCTTCGGACCGATGTTCGCGTTCGCCGGGGTCGTCACGCTCGCCGGGAGCGTGGTCTTCTTCGTCTGGGACGCCCGGGTCGCGGGGCCCAGGCCCGCTGGCTGAAGCCCGGGCGCACCCCGTGCTACTCGTTGACGCCTCAGCAGGAGCCGTCCCATGCCCCTCGACGCGAACCAGCTTGCCCAGTTCCAGGAACAGGGCTTCGTGAACGCCGGCCCGCTCTTCGACGCCCTCCAGCTCGACGCGATCGGTCGCGAGTACGACCGCCTCGTCAACTTCGACGCTCAGACCCTCGGGAACGACGCGGAAGGACGTTTCCCCTACCGCGCCATGCTGAACTTCCGGAGCCCCGAGCTCGCCGCCTGCATCCTCGAGCCCGCGCTCCTCGAGATCGCGACCCAGCTGCTCGGCCCCGACGTGCGCTTCTGGTGGGACCAGGGCATCAACAAAGCGCCCGGAGCCGGCAGCAAGATCGCTTGGCATCAGGACAACGGTTACCAGCGCGGCCGCACCCAGGAGTACCTGACCTGCTGGCTCGCGCTCGACGATTCGAGCCTCGAGAACGGCGGGCTGCTGGTGATTCCGGGCTCGACGAAGGCGGGCCACCGCGAACACGAGTGGCAGGGTGTGCACGCGGTGATCCCGGAAGAATCGATCGCCGTGAGCGACGCCGTGCCCCTCGATGCCCGTGCCGGCGACGTGCTCGTGTTCTCATCGCTGCTGGTGCACCAGACCGTCGGCAACCAGACGCGGGATCGTCAACGCCGCGCCTGGGTCATCCAGTACTGCCGCGGAGATCAGCACAACGAAACGACGGGCGAGATCTACGACAACTGCGCCTGGGCCGTGCGCGACGGACGGTTTGCAACGACGCTCGAGAGCGAGCGTCCCTACGACCTCCACTCCGACCGCCCGTAGCGGGCTCAGCGATCGCGGGCGGCGCGAATCTGGTCGTTGAGCTTCTCGTAGAGCTCGTCGCTGCCGAGGCGATAGGCGTCGCCACCCTGCCCCAGGGCGAACTCGGGCCCGACGGATTCGGGCCCCTCGCCCGGCGGAAGCGGCGGGGTGTAGTACCCCAACGCGTAGCTGCCCATGGCGTACCCGATCAGCTCTTGCAGCTCCTTCGGGAATTCCCGCGCGATCTCGGGCGGACACGACAGATACTGGTTCTCTTCCTGACGTAGCCAGCCGAGCGTATAGGTCATGTTCGCGCCGATGCGCGGCCCGTCCGACTCGTTCGCGCCGCCACCGTGGTACACCGAACCCGAGTAGACGAGCACCGAGCCCGCGCTCATTTCGGCGCGCCGGATCTCGGACGGCTCGGGGACGCGACCGTCCTTCCAGCCGACACTCCCCGGGACGACCTGGGTCGCCCCGTTCTTCGCCTCGAAGTCGGTCAGGGCCCAGATCGTGTTGAACTGCGGCTCGAGGCCACTGAGATGGGTGCCCCAGGCCCAGCGGTCGCGGTGGATCCGCTGCGCCTTCTCCCCGGGCAGGATCCGGATGACCTGCGAGAGATGCAGCTGGATGCGATCGCACCACGGGGCGAGGAACTGACGCGCAGACGCCAGAACGCCGGGGTGGAGGACCATCTCCCGCGACGCCGCCGACCGCGCGACCAACGCACCGGTTCGCGTCGTGTGCCGACCGGAGAAGTCATCGTGGCCGGGACGCGTCGCGTCGATGTAGGGCGTGAGCTCGCGGAGCGCCTGATCCACCTGGGTCGACGCCAATACGTCCTCCAGGATCAGCGCACCGTCGCGTTGCACGATCGGCACGATCTCGTCGGGAGTGGCGGTGGCCGGCAGTCGTACGAGTTCGGTCATGGGGCTCTCCTCGCCTTCATCTTGCCACAGACGGTGTGAACCGAGGGCCCACGCCGATGCATCGGGCTAGACCCGCAGCGCCACCGGGCTCACCCCATCGAGGAAGAAGCGAGCCGGCGGCCGATCCCGGGCAGCGACGCGTCCCGACCCGACCAGCGCCGCGACTCCGCGCCGCGCCCACTCGTGTAAGAGGCTGCGGCCGAGCAGCAGGCGCGGGGGCAGGGCCTGGAGCCGCTGCAAGAGGTCGACCTCGCGCGCGCGCTCGGCTTCGACGCTTGCTGCGGCGGCATCCACGCCGCGTTCCGCCCGCAAGGCGGGAACCAGCGCGTTCGCCGCGACGATGGCGTC
It includes:
- a CDS encoding phytanoyl-CoA dioxygenase family protein; the protein is MPLDANQLAQFQEQGFVNAGPLFDALQLDAIGREYDRLVNFDAQTLGNDAEGRFPYRAMLNFRSPELAACILEPALLEIATQLLGPDVRFWWDQGINKAPGAGSKIAWHQDNGYQRGRTQEYLTCWLALDDSSLENGGLLVIPGSTKAGHREHEWQGVHAVIPEESIAVSDAVPLDARAGDVLVFSSLLVHQTVGNQTRDRQRRAWVIQYCRGDQHNETTGEIYDNCAWAVRDGRFATTLESERPYDLHSDRP
- a CDS encoding phytanoyl-CoA dioxygenase family protein — protein: MTELVRLPATATPDEIVPIVQRDGALILEDVLASTQVDQALRELTPYIDATRPGHDDFSGRHTTRTGALVARSAASREMVLHPGVLASARQFLAPWCDRIQLHLSQVIRILPGEKAQRIHRDRWAWGTHLSGLEPQFNTIWALTDFEAKNGATQVVPGSVGWKDGRVPEPSEIRRAEMSAGSVLVYSGSVYHGGGANESDGPRIGANMTYTLGWLRQEENQYLSCPPEIAREFPKELQELIGYAMGSYALGYYTPPLPPGEGPESVGPEFALGQGGDAYRLGSDELYEKLNDQIRAARDR
- a CDS encoding MFS transporter, producing the protein MSDTSRPLLSRAFLVCFAANLLQGLAFNLFLHLPGYLHDLGAGDTQIGFLTGLTAFAAIVLRGPLGPLMDRHGRRGITWAGGLLMVGSLSLYLIVEAIDVTLILVRILHGLAEAILFTALFTYAADVVPEQSRTQGLALFGVSGMLPISLGGVLGDALLARGGFPLLFEAAVGISLFALVVSLALPRLERLRPAEGERVGMRAALGQRDLLPLWWITSVFFLVLAAFWIFIKRFVDETGVGSVGLFFSAYTVAALFVRIAAGRLPDRVGPKRVLAPSLACLAVGFAVMLGATSAAALAVAGLLCGVGHGYAFPILFGMVVTRTPAANRGAAMAIYTGLSDLGMLLGGPLFGALVDLLGFGPMFAFAGVVTLAGSVVFFVWDARVAGPRPAG